From the Acidimicrobiales bacterium genome, the window CTCGATGTCGGCACCGGCGAGGGCCAGATCGCCCGTGCGCTGGTCGCCGACGGCGCCGACGTCATCGGCCTCGACCCGACACGGTCACAGATCGAGGTGGCCGTCGGGCGGGGCGGCGGGCCCGTCTACGCGTTGTCGGGTGCCGACAGCTTGCCAATCGGTGACGGCAGCGTCGACGCGGTCGTCGTGTGTCTGGTCTTCGAGCACGTCGACGCGCTCGACGAGTCGTTGGCCGAGGTGGCGCGGGTGCTGCGCCCGGGCGGCCGCTTCGTACTGTTCCTCAACCACCCGCTCCTGCAGACCCCCGACAGCGGCATGATCGTCGATCACATGATCGAACCGCCGGAGACCTACTGGCGCATCGGCCCCTATCTGCGTGAAGCCGTGACGATCGAGGAGGTGCAGAAGAACGTGTTCGTGCGCTTCGTGCACCGCCCCCTGAGCCGCTATGTGAACGGCATGATCCGGGCCGGCATCGACCTCGCCGAGATGGTCGAACCGGCGCCGCCGCCGGGATTCCTGGCCAAGGCGCCCGAATACGAAGAGGACGTGGTCGTCACGACGCCGCGTCTGCTCGCCCTGATCGGCGACCGGCGCGGCTCAGACAGCTGACCGACCGGCCGATTGGGTGGACGGGAGCATCGTCGATGCCCCACTACGATCGGAAGTCTCGTGAGTGAACTGGTGGTGATCGCAGGGATGTCGGGCGCGGGGCGAACCGTCGCGGCCGACAACCTCGAGGACATGGGCTGGTTCGTCATGGACAACCTGCCACCGGCGCTCATCCCGAAGGTGGCGGAGTTGGCCGACGGCTCGTCGAGCGCCGGCGACCGACTCGCACTCGTCGTCGGGTCCGGTCGCTATCACGAGGAGATGGCACCTCTCGTCGCGGTGCTGCGCTCCAAGTTCAGCCGGGTCCAGTTGGTGTTCCTCGACGCCTCGACCGAGGTTCTGGTGCGCCGCTACGACTCGAGCCGCCGGGTGCACCCGTTCGCGACCCCCGGCTCGGGCACGATGGTCGAGGTGATCGAGGCCGAGCGCGTCGCCCTCGAGCCGCTCCGGGCCGAAGCCGATCTCGTGCTCGACACCACCGATCTCAACGTCCATCAGCTGCGTGACCGGATGGTCGACGTGTTCAGCGCCGGTGGCAGCGGTCATGTGATGCAGACGACGGTCACCTCGTTCGGTTACAAGCACGGCTTGCCGCTCGACGTCGACATGGTTTTCGACTGCCGATTCCTGCCCAACCCGCACTGGGTGGAGGAGTTGCGTCCGCTCACCGGTCTCGACGAATCGGTGGCGGACTACGTCCTCTCACAGCCCGTCACCGGCGCGTTCCTGGCCCGTCTCGAACGGCTCCTCGCGCTGATCCTCCCGTTCTACGTGCAGGAAGGGAAGTCGTATCTGACGATCGCGTTCGGTTGCACCGGCGGACGGCACCGTTCGGTGGCGATCGCCGAACGCATGGCCACGGTGCTCGAACAGCTCGGTCATGCGCCGGCCGTGGTCCATCGGGACGTGACGAAGTGAGCGCCCCGCGAGTGGTCGCGATCGGCGGGGGGCACGGCCTCGCCATGTCGCTCGAAGCGATGCGCGACCTCGCCGGCCATCTGACCGCAGTGGTCTCCGTGGCCGACGACGGCGGGTCGAGTGGTCGACTTCGCCGCGAACTCGGCATCATGGCGCCGGGAGACATGCGTCGCTGCCTCACCGCCCTCACACCCCCCGGGCTCGTGCGCGACGCCCTGGACCATCGATTCGAGGACGGCGCGCTCACCGGCCATCCGGCCGGCAACCTCCTGCTCGCCGCGTTGCTCGAGAACGCCGACGACCCGGTGGTCGCGATGGACGCGGCGGTGGCGATGGTGGGCGCGCGGGGGCGGATTCTCCCGGCCTGTCGGACCCGGGTCGACCTGTTGGCCGAGACGGGGCGGGGGGTCGTTCGCGGTCAGGTCGCCGTGTCGCGGTCGGGCGACATCAGGCGCCTCTACACTTCGCCGGCCGACCCTGCG encodes:
- the yvcK gene encoding uridine diphosphate-N-acetylglucosamine-binding protein YvcK, producing MSAPRVVAIGGGHGLAMSLEAMRDLAGHLTAVVSVADDGGSSGRLRRELGIMAPGDMRRCLTALTPPGLVRDALDHRFEDGALTGHPAGNLLLAALLENADDPVVAMDAAVAMVGARGRILPACRTRVDLLAETGRGVVRGQVAVSRSGDIRRLYTSPADPAVPLEVQAEIGSADVVLIGPGSLYTSVLAAAVPGVRRAIDASDALVIYVANLGGEPGETDGYTLADHVDALTRHGVQPDIVLADVSLEVDDRMRDLVVSRPLYSHEGLAHSPELLAAAVSELVTGVCA
- a CDS encoding class I SAM-dependent methyltransferase; this translates as MTEPKWDEHADWWQREFTDGVDPEYVEQIIPLAREHLAGYRRVLDVGTGEGQIARALVADGADVIGLDPTRSQIEVAVGRGGGPVYALSGADSLPIGDGSVDAVVVCLVFEHVDALDESLAEVARVLRPGGRFVLFLNHPLLQTPDSGMIVDHMIEPPETYWRIGPYLREAVTIEEVQKNVFVRFVHRPLSRYVNGMIRAGIDLAEMVEPAPPPGFLAKAPEYEEDVVVTTPRLLALIGDRRGSDS
- the rapZ gene encoding RNase adapter RapZ; this translates as MSELVVIAGMSGAGRTVAADNLEDMGWFVMDNLPPALIPKVAELADGSSSAGDRLALVVGSGRYHEEMAPLVAVLRSKFSRVQLVFLDASTEVLVRRYDSSRRVHPFATPGSGTMVEVIEAERVALEPLRAEADLVLDTTDLNVHQLRDRMVDVFSAGGSGHVMQTTVTSFGYKHGLPLDVDMVFDCRFLPNPHWVEELRPLTGLDESVADYVLSQPVTGAFLARLERLLALILPFYVQEGKSYLTIAFGCTGGRHRSVAIAERMATVLEQLGHAPAVVHRDVTK